From Watersipora subatra chromosome 2, tzWatSuba1.1, whole genome shotgun sequence, one genomic window encodes:
- the LOC137387039 gene encoding LOW QUALITY PROTEIN: negative elongation factor E-like (The sequence of the model RefSeq protein was modified relative to this genomic sequence to represent the inferred CDS: substituted 1 base at 1 genomic stop codon): protein MPRHLTEAKRAVIVHLYQEPFDGVTNRERERRENEDRERERGRXRKEREREREREGERRREREGERGREREREREGDR, encoded by the exons ATGCCTCGTCATCTTACAGAAGCAAAGCGAGCAGTCATCGTACACCTTTACCAGGAACCGTTTGATGGTGTTACAAACA gggagagagagagaagagagaacgaggacagagagagggagagagggagatagagaaaagagagagaaagagagagggagagagagggagagaggaggagagagagg gagggagagagggggagagagagggagagagagagagagggagataga